Proteins encoded in a region of the Nitrospirota bacterium genome:
- the polA gene encoding DNA polymerase I: MKKPANIYLIDGNSYVYRAYHAIKGLSNSKGFPTNAIYGFINTLLKILREKEPDAIVVSFDSPLPTERHRVYEEYKAQRPPAPDELIMQMPYIKKIVQAFRIKIYEVPGYEADDVLATLSVKSATEGVDAYIVSGDKDMLQVVDGHIRIYDPVKDRVIGRADVIERFGIPPERIPEVMALTGDTADNIPGVKGIGEKTACEILKDHTLNDILDKPELIKRERLRKLITENRDSILRSYALTTVDRDVPLDFDVSECIRREPDWQELLNLFSELEFGTFLKLIPPQNVSGSYETVLESGRLKALLNAMEDSFAFNVEFSGTHPVSAEVIGISFSSGKGRGYYVPIAHHYPEAPGQLDAGTVIDAFRPLFENESIRKIGHDLKTKLLVLRKSGIDLKGELYDTMVASYLLNPNKQNHNLEEVSLEYLSLRIKTFKEVAGKRSSLAAVSIEEATEFSASNAAVVMELEGILFGKLKGEGLEGLYSEIEMPLIRVLADMEEAGIKVDTELLNDLSGELERELTALKTRIYFLAGEEFNINSPRQLGAVLFESLGLKPGKKTKTGYSTEVGVLEELALMHELPGEILNWRTLSKLKNTYVDALPKLVSPETGRIHTSFNQTVTATGRLSSSDPNLQNIPIRGEWGIRIRQAFIAEKGFFLLSADYSQIELRILAHLSRDEGLIDAFRKEIDIHTRTAAELFGVSREQVTPEMRRVAKTVNFGVVYGMSAFGLSGAIGSSREDARVYIEQYFEKHPGVRRYVKQIIEEAKRVGYVRTLFGRKREIPELRSSNAQKRAFGERLAMNTPIQGTAADIIKKAMINISKRLKAERLQSRMLLQVHDELVIEVREDELQPVKDLVKHEMENAAVILVPIRVDIGYGKNWAEAHS; the protein is encoded by the coding sequence ATGAAAAAACCCGCAAACATCTATCTCATTGACGGAAATTCCTATGTCTACCGCGCATACCACGCAATTAAGGGGTTGAGCAACTCCAAGGGGTTTCCCACCAACGCCATCTATGGCTTTATCAACACGCTTCTCAAGATACTGAGAGAAAAGGAGCCGGACGCTATTGTGGTCTCCTTTGATTCACCCCTTCCCACAGAGAGACACCGGGTATATGAAGAGTACAAGGCCCAGAGGCCTCCGGCCCCTGATGAGCTGATTATGCAGATGCCTTACATAAAGAAGATTGTTCAGGCCTTCAGGATAAAGATATACGAGGTGCCGGGGTATGAGGCGGATGACGTGCTTGCCACCCTGTCGGTCAAGTCTGCCACTGAGGGGGTTGATGCCTATATTGTCTCCGGTGACAAGGATATGCTCCAGGTCGTTGACGGGCACATCCGGATATATGATCCGGTAAAGGACCGGGTCATCGGCAGGGCGGATGTTATAGAGAGGTTTGGTATCCCCCCGGAGAGGATCCCGGAAGTTATGGCCCTCACAGGTGACACGGCAGACAATATCCCGGGTGTAAAGGGTATCGGTGAGAAGACTGCCTGCGAGATTCTTAAGGACCACACCCTTAATGATATTCTTGACAAACCTGAACTGATAAAGCGGGAGAGGCTGAGAAAGCTCATCACAGAGAACAGGGATTCCATACTCAGGAGCTATGCCCTGACAACAGTTGACAGGGATGTGCCCCTTGATTTTGATGTGAGTGAGTGTATACGCCGGGAGCCTGACTGGCAGGAGTTGCTCAATCTCTTCAGCGAGCTTGAATTCGGGACTTTTCTTAAATTAATACCTCCTCAGAATGTCTCCGGCAGCTATGAGACAGTGTTGGAATCAGGGCGTCTCAAGGCCCTGCTAAATGCCATGGAGGACTCCTTTGCCTTCAATGTGGAATTTTCGGGCACCCACCCCGTCAGTGCAGAGGTTATCGGCATCTCTTTTTCATCCGGGAAGGGCCGGGGCTATTATGTGCCCATTGCCCATCACTACCCTGAAGCCCCCGGACAGCTGGATGCCGGGACAGTCATTGACGCATTCAGGCCGCTTTTTGAGAACGAATCAATAAGGAAGATCGGCCATGATTTAAAGACTAAACTCCTCGTACTCAGAAAATCAGGCATTGATCTGAAGGGTGAGCTTTATGATACCATGGTTGCCTCATACCTCCTTAATCCGAACAAACAGAATCACAACCTTGAAGAGGTCAGCCTTGAGTACCTCTCCCTGAGAATCAAGACATTTAAAGAGGTTGCCGGAAAGCGCTCTTCCCTTGCAGCGGTGAGTATTGAAGAGGCAACCGAGTTTTCAGCTTCCAATGCCGCCGTTGTCATGGAGTTGGAGGGGATATTGTTTGGGAAACTGAAAGGGGAGGGGCTTGAGGGTCTTTATTCTGAAATCGAGATGCCCCTGATAAGGGTTCTTGCTGATATGGAGGAGGCGGGTATAAAAGTGGATACTGAACTTCTGAACGACCTTTCCGGAGAGCTTGAACGTGAGTTGACAGCCCTGAAGACAAGGATATATTTTTTGGCCGGTGAGGAGTTCAATATCAACTCACCCCGGCAACTGGGCGCAGTATTGTTTGAATCCCTCGGCCTGAAGCCCGGGAAAAAGACAAAGACAGGATATTCCACCGAGGTTGGTGTTCTTGAGGAACTTGCCCTCATGCATGAGCTGCCCGGTGAAATACTGAACTGGAGGACGCTCAGCAAGCTGAAAAACACCTACGTTGACGCCCTTCCAAAACTGGTCAGTCCGGAGACAGGCCGTATTCATACATCTTTCAACCAGACCGTAACCGCCACCGGCAGGCTCAGCAGCAGTGACCCTAATCTGCAGAATATCCCCATCAGGGGGGAGTGGGGAATAAGGATAAGACAGGCATTTATTGCCGAGAAGGGTTTTTTCCTGCTCTCTGCCGACTATTCCCAGATCGAGCTGAGGATACTTGCACACCTGAGCAGGGATGAAGGGCTAATTGATGCCTTCAGGAAAGAGATAGATATTCATACAAGGACTGCGGCGGAACTGTTTGGCGTTTCCAGGGAGCAGGTGACCCCGGAGATGCGGAGGGTGGCCAAGACGGTAAACTTCGGTGTCGTCTATGGTATGTCTGCCTTTGGCCTTTCAGGGGCCATAGGCTCCTCAAGGGAGGATGCCAGGGTCTATATTGAGCAGTATTTTGAGAAGCATCCCGGTGTCAGGCGTTATGTGAAGCAGATAATCGAGGAGGCAAAGAGGGTTGGATATGTGAGGACCCTCTTTGGAAGAAAGCGGGAGATACCTGAACTGAGGAGCTCAAATGCCCAGAAGCGTGCGTTTGGAGAGAGGCTTGCCATGAATACCCCCATACAGGGTACGGCTGCCGATATCATAAAGAAGGCCATGATAAATATAAGCAAAAGGCTTAAAGCCGAAAGGCTTCAGAGCAGGATGCTCCTTCAGGTCCATGACGAACTCGTCATTGAGGTAAGGGAAGACGAGCTTCAGCCTGTAAAAGACCTTGTCAAACATGAGATGGAGAATGCCGCTGTCATTTTGGTGCCCATCAGGGTCGATATCGGATATGGCAAAAACTGGGCTGAAGCCCATAGTTGA